From a single Solanum dulcamara chromosome 4, daSolDulc1.2, whole genome shotgun sequence genomic region:
- the LOC129886719 gene encoding transcription factor UNE10-like: MNQCVPSWDLDDSTVPPKNTLQTQSNSLAVDVPSLDYEVAELTWENGQLAMHGLGPPRAPNKPISSYGGTLESIVNQATGCIDVPPHLHGKSAVDGNKHGGDEVVPWFNNHNAVAYAPPVTGLVTMTKDALVPSNSDNHRSVHVPGLNGSAHVGSCSGATTSKNWMIAPRMKVRPRQHEWSSRADMISVSGSATCGGDSRQLTVDTLDREFGTTMYTSTSMGSPENTSSDKQCTNRTGDDHDSVCHSRDQREAGDDEDGNNQKESKNSSSSTKRKRAAAIHNQSERKRRDKINQRMKTLQKLVPNSSKTDKASMLDEVIEYLKQLQAQVHMMSRMNMSPAMMLPLAMQQQLQMSMIGMGMGMGMGMGVAGVFDTNSLNRPNIPGLPSFLHPSAATAAFMQPMTAWDNSNAAPAAPPPPAAAAMPDPLAALLACQSQPINMDAYSRMAALYQQFQQPPTGSGPKN, translated from the exons ATGAATCAGTGTGTACCTAGTTGGGACCTCGATGACTCCACCGTTCCTCCAAAAAATACTCTACAAACTCAATCCAATTCATTAGCTGTTGATGTCCCCTC CTTGGATTATGAAGTGGCGGAGCTAACGTGGGAAAATGGGCAGTTAGCAATGCATGGGTTAGGGCCTCCACGGGCCCCTAATAAGCCCATATCAAGCTACGGTGGCACCCTTGAATCGATAGTCAACCAAGCCACCGGATGCATCGACGTCCCTCCTCATCTCCACGGTAAATCCGCCGTGGACGGGAACAAACACGGTGGAGATGAGGTTGTTCCTTGGTTCAACAACCACAACGCGGTTGCCTACGCTCCTCCGGTAACCGGTTTAGTCACCATGACTAAGGATGCGTTGGTGCCCTCGAATTCTGACAACCACCGATCCGTACATGTGCCGGGTCTTAATGGCTCCGCACATGTGGGGTCATGCAGTGGCGCCACAACCAGTAAAAACTGGATGATTGCGCCACGCATGAAAGTACGGCCCAGGCAACACGAGTGGAGTAGCCGTGCGGATATGATCAGTGTAAGTGGAAGTGCCACGTGTGGGGGAGATAGCCGTCAATTAACGGTTGACACACTTGATAGAGAATTTGGTACGACGATGTACACTTCTACGTCGATGGGGTCACCGGAAAACACCAGCTCCGATAAGCAGTGCACCAATAGGACGGGGGACGACCACGATTCTGTTTGCCACAGCAGAGATCAg AGGGAGGCAGGTGATGATGAGGATGGTAATAACCAAAAAGAGTCGAAAAACTCCTCATCTTCCACAAAGAGGAAGAGGGCGGCTGCCATCCACAACCAGTCTGAACGA AAAAGAAGAGACAAAATTAATCAAAGGATGAAGACACTACAGAAGTTGGTTCCAAATTCGAGTAAG ACAGATAAAGCATCAATGCTTGATGAGGTGATAGAATATTTGAAGCAACTTCAAGCTCAAGTTCATATGATGAGTAGGATGAACATGTCACCAGCCATGATGTTACCACTGGCTATGCAACAACAATTACAAATGTCTATGATAGGCATGGGTATGGGTATGGGTATGGGCATGGGAGTTGCCGGAGTTTTTGATACTAACAGCCTTAACCGCCCTAATATTCCCGGACTTCCTTCCTTTCTCCACCCTTCTGCTGCCACCGCCGCCTTCATGCAACCTATGACCGCCTGGGATAACTCCAACGCCGCCCCTGCTGCCCCTCCTCCTCCTGCTGCTGCTGCTATGCCTGATCCTTTAGCTGCCTTACTCGCTTGCCAATCACAG CCAATTAACATGGATGCGTATAGTAGGATGGCAGCATTGTACCAGCAATTCCAACAGCCACCAACAGGCTCTGGCCC